The Macadamia integrifolia cultivar HAES 741 chromosome 4, SCU_Mint_v3, whole genome shotgun sequence genome contains the following window.
GGTTGATTCAGATTTCGGGTTTCTGTCTGATCTCGGACTGGAATGGAGTTTTGCCTCAGGAATTTCGTTTTAATAGTTGGTTTGATTGGTCTTTCCAGATGAGAAGGGGAAGCTGGCCCCCATATCTGGGAAAACTGAAGAATAGGGAAAGAGCAGTAGTATTCAGATGGAAAAGTAGAGATGGGAATTTTGGGTGGATTCACTGGCTTGAGATGGTTCATGAATCtcggtttttatttttctgagagATAACAGGGGTTTTCTGTATTGTTGATTGGTGTTTCCTGCTTTGAAGGAGCTTTAGGAAACCACTCACCTAGCAGGTTTCTGGGCTCAAGAGGAGCTGGTTGTTTATTAAGTCAATTATGATCAAACAGATACTTGGTAGGCTCCCTCGGAAGCCATCTAAGTCGGCTGAAAATCGTGAATTAGGTGGATCTTCGGGTccttcttcaaattcttctgCTAGTTCAAGAAGCAATGATCTAGTAAATAGCCGGCCTGTTAACCCAAACAGTGCATCTCTTCCAGCCCCTGatttttgtgcttcaaattCTGGGGTCAATCATGGGAATAAGCTTTCACAAGTTGTAAACTCAAAGCTTAATGGAAATTCTGCAACTTCTTCCTATGAGGCATTGCCTAGTTTTAGGGATGTCCCCAACTCCGAGAAGCAGAACTTGTTTATCAGAAAGCTGAACTTATGTTGTGTCGTGTTTGACTTCACTGACCCAACAAAGAGcctgaaagaaaaggaaatcaaGCGGCAGACACTTCTAGAACTCGTGGATTATGTTACTGCTGCAAATGGGAAGTTTACAGAGATAGTCATgcaagaaataataaaaatggtaTCAGCGAATTTATTTAGAGCATTCACATCCCCTCAACGTGAGAACAAGGTTCCAgaggcttttgatttggaagaGGAGGAACCTTTAATGGACCCTGCGTGGCCACACCTGCAAGTTGTGTATGAATTCCTTCTTAGGTTTGTTGCATCACCTGAGACAGATGCAAAGTTAGCCAAGAGGTATATCGATCACTCATTTGTTCTCAGGTTGCTAGATCTCTTTGAGTCCGAGGATCCTAGAGAGAGGGAGTATTTGAAAACAATTCTTCACCGCATATATGGAAAATTTATGGTACACCGCCCATTCATCCGGAAAGCTATCAATAACATCTTCTACCGTTttatttttgaaacagaaaagcATAATGGGATTGCAGAGTTGTTAGAGATTTTGGGCAGTATAATCAACGGGTTTGCCCTACCGCTGAAGGAAGAACACAAACTATTTCTCGTTCGAGCCCTGATTCCTCTTCACAAACCAAAATGCATACCCATGTACCATCAGCAGCTGTCTTATTGCATTACACAATTTGTAGAAAAAGACTGTAAGCTTGCCGATACTGTTATAAGGGGTCTATTGAAGTATTGGCCAATCACTAATAGTTCAAAAGAGGTCATGTTCTTAGGTGAGCTGGAGGAGGTTTTGGAAGCGACCCAACCTCCCGAGTTCCAGCGCTGTATGGTCCCGTTGTTTCGCCAGATCGCTCATTGTTTGAGCAGTTCACACTTTCAGGTAGTGAGTTTTTCAAGGTTTTGTTACCATTATCTgctttctagttttttttttccccctgcaTTAGATATGCTTCCCTTGCACCAAGTAAATGGTTTTTGTGGTGTGTTTCCTTTGTTGTTATAAATTATGGACCTCATATCTTTATTCAACTGAAGTGGGaactaaatgattttttttccaatcaacaataaaaaatatggtTTACCTTACTCTGTAATTCCCATTTCATTGTATTTGTATGTCAATAATCCTGCCTTTATCTGAACgttctttcccttctctttggATGATGCTGTTGATTATCATTGATTAAAATAGACAAAGGTGAAGTGTATCAGGAGGCCCTAAAATCTTTTTCATCCTTTCATGACATCTACCATTTATAATGCTGTGGCATGTATTTGATGCATCACTACGTGTGAATGGTTGTGTTCTTATTCTtacaataaataaaggaaaatgaaaaagtaGCTCCACATGTTTGGGGTTCTTTTTTGGCTGGCAGTGAGTCATGAATAATTGACTGTCTCATTCATGGGAAAGATTTTATAATAATGATATTGGTAGAGCTATCTTGTTCATTGGATTTGCTGGAGGAGATTCATGGTCTGGTGCATAGGAGAAATGGGAGGGTATGGATATGGATATATTCTTACTTATTTAAAGGTGATCATTTGGATTTGTGTTATGATCTGTCATCATTTGTTTTGATTCCAGACTATTCGGGTACATTTAATGTGTCTGATATTTACCATTATAAATGACATTCCTCTTGTTTTAGTACtgactttttttatttacttattttagaATAAAATGCtgttacacacacacacacaaataagcaaaaaataagGTAATTGCAGAAATGTTGGAATGTAAGATGGAACAGGCGATGTACGTGAGCTTGTTAATATAGATCCATTGATGTTATCTAATCTGAAGTATTTTTTTCGACCCATATAAATTATATCCATCGTTCTTTTTACCATTCTGATTTTGTGTGGTAAGGGACACATGTCCTAACCACTAGTTCATGGCTTCATGCATGATAATAGCTTATAATCCGAAAATTGGAGTTTCCTTGAATTAGGGATTCAATGCATGGTCATATTCTTgtctcaatttttctttttggcatGATAGCCTCTACACAAGGAGTTGAAACTGAATAAAACCAGTCCTTCTTGGTTGCAGGTGGCAGAAAGGGCTTTGTTCTTATGGAACAATGATCATATCGAGGATTTAATCAAACAAAACTGCAAAGTAATACTGCCCATCATCTTCCCTGCCTTGGAGAAAAATGCAAGAAGCCACTGGAATCAAGCAGTTCAGAGCTTGACAGTGAATGTACGCAAGATCTTCTCTGATCTTGATCCTGATCTATTTGAGGAGTGCTTGGTCAAGTTTCAGGAGGATGAAGCAAACGAGAAGGAGATTAAAGCTAAACGGGACGCCACCTGGAAGCGCTTAGAAGAGATTGCTTCGTCAAAAGCTGCAAGTAACGAAGCCGTTCTTGTTCCTCGAGTATTATCCCCCTATACATCTGTGGGCTAGGGGGATTAAAGAGATCTGTTGGTAGTTCCTTTCAACGATCTCAATTTTATGATGGGTGTCATGAAACTGTGACAAGCTTAGAAGGTGGAATGCTGTTATTCATCCTCTTAGTTTCTCACCCCAAGCTACTTGTGATTGTTTTGGGTTGTCAGGTCCCAGACGGTCAACACCAACACTGTACAGGGAATAAGACTGTATATATGGGGGACAAAGCATATGGGGTTTACAGGCAACTGCACTTTTCAGCCATAGAGGAAGATGTTTAGTACTTCTAGCTTTTCTTAGTTGATGTTCTAGAGGGTCACATAAAGGAGCTACAGCTCAAGAGGTATCTATCTACCTTGTTCACAAAATAGTTCTTTTGCTTCTATTGGTTCCTGGTTCCTGAATGTTAATTAAACTACTCGatcataatttatttatatgtatgcctttgctttatttttatattttttctttcaagaaTGGAAACGTTTCTTGGCATTTCTGTTATGCATATATACTTGATCAATCGGGTAAATGAGGAAACGATATAGTATGGAATTGTGCCAATTGCCAATAGtacaacatctctctctctctctctctctcatgatgtAAGAAATTGCCCAGAATCGCCGCCAGTGTGTGAGTTGAACAGGATTGCATTTGTTCTGGCTGTAGGATTGGGGGTGGATTTGATTGGATATGATGCCATCATGTTTATCCCACACAATCCCTCCTTAGAGTTGCTTCTTATCCGGATATATCCATTCTCTCCCCAATCAGATCCCCATGAGTTCTTCACAATCCAATACTCGATCCCTTTTTCTGTTTTCCCATATCCAATGATTGCAACCCCATGATCAAGGTCTGTTCCACAGAACCCATTAAATACTCCCTGTGTCAATATTGCAGATCTGTCAGTATAAACTTTTATAGATCATTTCTCCCTGTTCTTCATGTCAGTTATGGATAGTTGTTTTGGTTCAGCTCTGTTCAGTTCATTAGAGTGGGAAACTTACCTTGGTGTAGAACTGAAATTCAAGCCCCCCAGCTTCTATTGCAACCGAAACAGGCTGATGAGAGACAGCTCTCATAAGTGCATTGGGACTGTTGGCTGGAACATCTTCATAACCATCAATGGAGACCGTATGTGGATTCTTCTGCAAAATATTAATACTACCAGTCAACACATGGACTATATAGAAGTGATAAAAAGGTTTACCTGTGATTTTGTGGGTTACATTCAATTTGTTGGGCAGGATAGGGAGAACAAATTATTAACAGTTGGGACATTTACTTGGTTTTGATCCCACTGACGcattaattttgaaaatcttgatGCCTTTTGCTTATTCCAGTATTATTTGGTTGAATCAAGTCAGTTAGTTGGGTTAATCAAGGGAAAGTAGAAAATTGGAGCTTATAATTTGGCTAGTGGTTTTGCCATGATACCTTTGTTATATTGCATATGTTGTCACTAGCAGTGTAAGGATAATCACTCTCCCAGCTAATTCCTCCATTCTCAACAATGAACTGGAAAGCATAATCCATAAGCCCACCATTGCACCCTTCATTTACTTTCTTATCACAGTCGATTAGCTCTTGCTCAGACAAGGAAACCAACTTTCCTGTTCTGATTTGGTTGATCCCCTCAACCGCGGCAACCGTGGAAAAAGCCCAGCAGCTCCCTGTAATATCCAGGATGGAACACAGAACAGTCAAGTCAGTTATAGATAGTTATTTTGATTCAGTTCTATTCAGTTCATTAGTGTGGGAGACTTACCACATGGACCTTGGTCTTTGACTCCAGTGACGGCTCCTCTCTTCCTCCAATCGATGAAGGCTGGCAGTGGTTCCCTAACATTCTCATAACTGAAGTGTTGCTTCATGGACTGATGTTGCAGAAGCATTTGCCGAGCAGGTGTAGTGTACCTTGCTCGAAATTCTTCATTACTCAAATCTGCAAATTTATTGAGACCCAGAGTGTAAGTGATGTTACTCCTTTTATTACTTGCGTGAATGAACCACACATTGTTTTGAAAGATTTGGAATCTCTTCAGTAATGTGTTCTCATGGCCCCAACGTTGACCTTTGTTTCGGAGATCATACTCATGGGGTCGATGGACGGCGAGCCATCTTCTATATAATGCTAACAGGGCTATCTCACATTTAACATCTTCATCAGCAACTTCTATGACAGTATCACCAGGAGATGCAGAGGAGGTAGATGGGAATGAAAGTAGACACAACAcagcaaagaaaaagaatacaGTGGCCATGAGAAATGGTGATGGCCTGCAATGAGACGGGCTGTTCTTATTTGGTGGGGTGGTGGGTAGGGACAGAATTTTGGTTGCTTTGCTTGGGATAGGAGTGTCTTGCGTGTGAAGCaaaagtgagagggagagatggATACTTAGTACATGCTCAAGGGTTGGCGTTGAAATCTCATGTGAAGTTCAAGTTGAGTGATGGAACTACAAAGGCTCACCAGACTTTAAGCTGAAGCTGAGCCAAGTAGCCAACCACCATGACCACGAGGAGTTGTAAAGCAGTGggatcatggtttgaggaatcggacgATTTGTTGAATCTGACAGAATCGGCTGGATCTGATTCTGGTTCTGCTCGATTTGAATTGGccaatttggttcgattttgactgaattggaattggaatcagtAGAGAGCGATAATTTTGCTGTTACCACTTACTTGAACCTTGAATGGGATCTACCCTAGGCAGTTGAgacttaagggtgtcaatttaaaaTCGAAAATGACCGTTTAAAACCGCTTTTGGTTTGAAAACCTTGAATCTTTGtcaatttcttttgattttggtttcattaaATCGGCAAATCAAACCGAATTACCATTTTTGAATCGTATAAGGAACCAAAtaaatcatatatattttttaatattttaattaatgtGGATTATAAATCTATTCATTTTTAttgtttgtaaaaaaaaaaaatggtggatTATGACCAACATAGCATGTAATGTCTACTCACGACTTTTAACCTCCTTACAAGCTTGAGGCAATAAGATTGTGCACTCCCTATTACCAATTGCTTTAAGTTTAAAtctcaaaaagacaaaaaaaattggtatcagagcgagtGTTCAACATATATACATGTAAGACAACTTAGGAGTATAGCAAATAAGAGAGTTTTGATggcaaaaataaatgaattgtgtatcttcttcttcttctttcttcttcctttttttatttttttttatttttttatttttttatttttttttattttttatatcaaaGCAAGTATTATATGGAACTTAAATTTATCATCCTTGTACacctaaaaaaatttattatccTAATTCATTTTAAAGTTACCTCACATCAACTTCTCTTTTCGTTCATAATGTCCTCAACTGGAATTTCATTATGATTTTGATCTCATTAGGCAGATGAAGATATTATGAATATCTTTTCCAATCTTCTTTCACCACATAAACTAGCTCATAAAAAAGTCCAGGCAATCATTGAATAAGCATTTCCCATACATTGGGCCACCTCTcgatttctattttgtttcattttatttataataagttatttatgaataatttatgggttaaaatatataaatttttttgataaatagtaCATAAAATAAATTCTAGAatgagaaataggtttatcatgTCAATGTGTGAAATAAATCTACAACCatgatataaatttttttttgggtaaatacaACCCTGATATACGATGAACAACTATTTCAATCTCATTAAACAAACATAGAATCTTAGCTCATGAaagttgtttttatttgtttattttttgacaaattttttatatgttgaaagttgtttcctaatttatctTTTTGTATAGATAACAATTTGAAGCCGCAAATCTCATATTCCGGCACTTGACAATTAACATATTTTTATGGATACATGTGCATGATTCATGAGATTGTCTAAGATGGAACATTGGCAACATATTCATCTTCTTCGATTCCATCAATGCCCTTTCTTAATCTCATTTATGTTCTCGAAAACGAAAGGAGTTAGTATATAATCGATCAAAAGGTcaattaagaatttttttttctttttaataatataaaaaaaattctcttttattttcaaagattaaaaataaatttatgtcTTCTCAATGCCCTATTTCCTCTTTCtctaaataatataatataaatacgaTGCTTCAAACACGTGTCAACAATGCAACTGATCACTCCATCAGTCTGGTGAGAAGCTCCTTCTTCACAAACAAGTTTAACTAACTATGAGATGATTAACCATGTTGTGACTCCCTAGCATGGATCTAAAAATCAGATCGAATTGATCAAAGTTTATAGATTGGATCGATATCATCCTTGATCAATCCTAGATCTTGATCGATTTGATATTTAGATTGATATCAGTTGAGATCAATCCCGATCTATATCAATTGAAATCGAtcccaaattttaaaacctGTTCCCCATTCCAATCTTTGTACAATGTACATATAGTACTCACCTCTTTCAAATAATGCTAGCCTTACTAGTATCAACCTTGGGCTCTTGCAATTTTCCTATAGGCTCTATCAGcttgaaaggaaaacaaaagaaaagaaaataaatcaaaatcaatgctAAAATGAGttattgtaattattattttgcaTGATCGTAAACATTTCAAATATGATAAGCAAATTTGAGGAGAGAATGTACACATTGGTTGCATTATTGACATTTTTCATGCCATAATCGCACAAGGGGGATTGTTTCATGATTTTGTACATAGGGACCACATGGTCAGGGAAGAGAGTGTGTAGGAGGGTTTTACTGGTGGCGTAGCATATATATCAAGGTATTTGTTCTAATTCAGTAGATGAGCTGCGTGCCTTGATTGTGAATTCAGTGGTTAAGGTTATGTACGAATATGAATTTCTcagatttttctattaattttgattctaccTTGATTGTGAATTTAGTGTCTAACAGGTTATGTGAGCTATGGAGTTGTTGGTATTGGTTTGAGGAAATTATGACTCTATGTGACTCTGTTAGAAGTCAAATCACTTTCTCTTTCTGGGAAAATAACAGAGCGATAAATTGGTTGGCGAACTTGGCATGTGTTTTAGCTATGGATTCTATTTCTCTTGGTGATCAAGCTCTTCCTAGAGAACTTAACTAAATCGTTAGGAAAGATAAAGTTGGATGGCCAATTTTTAGAATTCAAATTTTCCTTTGGATTGGTTGGTGGTGATTTGAGAATGCGAGTGCCTCTGCTGTTTGGGTTGAAATAAAGCAGGTCATGTctttcatacaaaaaaaaaaaataaaggtaatttacaacgccacgccctaaagaatgccattattataagaacacttcctttatattatcaaattagactcagaccccttggCGTTAGTTACTGTTAAATGAAGAGCTAAAATGACTGTTATACCCTATAGACTAAATCTTATGTTTTGACCGAAGTCCACTTCACCCCTATCTCTAGTCACCTACACCGTGCAATTGagaaggaaaataatcctctgtttttctcatccctgtttttctttgttttgctatctataaaaaaaaaaaaataaaggtaatttacaacgccacgccctagagaatgtcattattataagaacactTCTTTTATAttatcaaattagactcagaccccttggCGTTAGTTACTGTTAAATGAAGAGCTAAAATGACTGTTATACCCTATAGACTAAATCTTATGTTTTGACCGAAGTCCACTTCACCCCTATCTCTAGTCACCTACACCGTGCAATTGTGAAAGCCATCAAGCGCAGggaaaatcatatatatatatatatatatatagagagagagagagagaggcgcaCTTTCCGGCACAGCGCACCGACGGTGGTGTTCTCCTTCACTGAGCAGAGgcgaaggagaaagaaaaacacCCCAGCTAAAAGCACAAGAAAGAGAACATGAAAGATCATGGTGGAATCACTGGACGAAAATGCTAAACCTAACATAGCAGCAAGGCAACCCCAAGCCTCAGAAACGAGATTTTGGGCACAACCCATATTTGAACATTAACATAAGGAAAAGTTTGAGATCTGGGCAAGCAGTTCTGCTCGGTGTAGCAGAATTCACTTTTTCACATCAGCTAACGGCTTtaattatcccttttttttttttttttctattgcaaTTTTGCACTTCTGCCCATGTTCCCATGTTTGAACACATAAGGGAAAGTTTGAGATCTGAATTCTGTTACCCCGAGCAGAACTGCTTGCCGAGATGAAATTTCTTCGTTCTGGGGTTGGGATTTTCCCATTTTCGTTAACCACCTGAGATCTGAATATTGCTACAGTACGACCTTGTATcagaaacagagaaatagagagagggagatactACGTTTCAAGGTAGATCGTTTGTGATGTTAGGGTTTCTATTTTGACTTTGAAGAAAGGAGAGGAATAGAGAttggaggaagaaaggaaaggacTCTGCTGGTCGCCGCGAGTCCCACTCCCTCCACGTAGCCGTCTGTAGCGGCTGCCGGTGCTCTGAAAGGTATCGATTTGGGAATGGGTATATTAGGTATCGATTGGGTTCAGGACTTCAGGGTATAGTAGCCATCGATTTGGGGATGAGGGCTTTcgggtattttaggtatttcatatttaacaagggcattttggtatttaaaagaaaatatagtagctgacatcagtatataaggtatattctgtaacattGAGTGACcgcaggtaggggtgtcaattgatcgGGTCGATTCGGTTtcagtcgggcttaatcggacttgaagactttcaaaagACTGCATCATgtccacccatttaactaatcaggcttagttattgagggcatggtacgctttatattcgaTCGGTCAGCCTCAGACTATAATCGGGTTATCTTAATCTGGCTTTAGTATGGCCTTAACTGGGCTACGgatatgtttaatgttaaacggactTTAATCGATTTTTAAACAGGGCGTCTTTAAAATGTGTTCTTATATTCCAGTCCACTCATACAAGCcccaaaaaatgacaataaatcaataaatgataccaaatataacca
Protein-coding sequences here:
- the LOC122076019 gene encoding cysteine proteinase COT44-like; the protein is MATVFFFFAVLCLLSFPSTSSASPGDTVIEVADEDVKCEIALLALYRRWLAVHRPHEYDLRNKGQRWGHENTLLKRFQIFQNNVWFIHASNKRSNITYTLGLNKFADLSNEEFRARYTTPARQMLLQHQSMKQHFSYENVREPLPAFIDWRKRGAVTGVKDQGPCGSCWAFSTVAAVEGINQIRTGKLVSLSEQELIDCDKKVNEGCNGGLMDYAFQFIVENGGISWESDYPYTASDNICNITKKNPHTVSIDGYEDVPANSPNALMRAVSHQPVSVAIEAGGLEFQFYTKGVFNGFCGTDLDHGVAIIGYGKTEKGIEYWIVKNSWGSDWGENGYIRIRSNSKEGLCGINMMASYPIKSTPNPTARTNAILFNSHTGGDSGQFLTS
- the LOC122076017 gene encoding serine/threonine protein phosphatase 2A 57 kDa regulatory subunit B' theta isoform-like yields the protein MIKQILGRLPRKPSKSAENRELGGSSGPSSNSSASSRSNDLVNSRPVNPNSASLPAPDFCASNSGVNHGNKLSQVVNSKLNGNSATSSYEALPSFRDVPNSEKQNLFIRKLNLCCVVFDFTDPTKSLKEKEIKRQTLLELVDYVTAANGKFTEIVMQEIIKMVSANLFRAFTSPQRENKVPEAFDLEEEEPLMDPAWPHLQVVYEFLLRFVASPETDAKLAKRYIDHSFVLRLLDLFESEDPREREYLKTILHRIYGKFMVHRPFIRKAINNIFYRFIFETEKHNGIAELLEILGSIINGFALPLKEEHKLFLVRALIPLHKPKCIPMYHQQLSYCITQFVEKDCKLADTVIRGLLKYWPITNSSKEVMFLGELEEVLEATQPPEFQRCMVPLFRQIAHCLSSSHFQVAERALFLWNNDHIEDLIKQNCKVILPIIFPALEKNARSHWNQAVQSLTVNVRKIFSDLDPDLFEECLVKFQEDEANEKEIKAKRDATWKRLEEIASSKAASNEAVLVPRVLSPYTSVG